In the genome of Labeo rohita strain BAU-BD-2019 chromosome 24, IGBB_LRoh.1.0, whole genome shotgun sequence, one region contains:
- the LOC127156029 gene encoding uncharacterized protein LOC127156029 produces MASSTERPRNSGADEKQTVKARLLSSQTLLVDALYNLSPLLDCVISEGLVSRENRYEIEAERTPPNKVRKLLEIVDAQMDESGALGFMECLRKCKNHYPRLRTWLTSEDYSQPASINQGPAERQLQAQFHVLCSRMGCSVLPVSCELFSRGILTQLELEKIQAILIPTHQAQTLLSICLKKGEKACKSFYEALQNEDEQLAEELKVISLVEELNKEPEGSIVPIAVEETRGHLGAALPLSGGLQQVMTRLGLTVGDEIRFNVCEVGVAIGLPRRTVREYFLEGVGIEDSAQLEALVSLYIEKTKDADRLLSRVAELSSRWVQLSERGCLLLRLLQKAETLLRSGIHSHRHSWDHLHDQDHLRSWDHLCPDDCTDQRTVWAIFSFLVWDCMAEVLEEPEAKPSGGILGMIEQLSASGRVEAALLQEVEQCWTEGDAESLLQSVRVLAQVLRDLHPLQEGLQLSSSVEGLFSCRPSRLHRVTSFQGVSARVIRKALSSMVPSSADQDASLLARQYMEACVRIARLLDVVQSKQSTTDFSNAPIATVIQHVRYVLSNSAFNSEAFDAGVRHRLMSVLEFNPVQIGLGSLMQLHQETLSEFQTYLQLGEHHNFQFILESVRILGLAKLFSVSRVHGPVAIDNGVEEVIRFITSEPTSFLVRLHCLCYEEGRGRFKVCAPRCACMYLLKAEGLRDMQWCGGNILAEVGGKVWVREGESDGWDELQALAQRHSAQLKDEGCCFKVKTLGLECEVKFIYRSGRLWALPHRDCEVD; encoded by the exons ATGGCATCCTCAACCGAGAGACCCCGCAATTCAG GAGCAGATGAGAAGCAAACTGTGAAGGCCCGGCTTTTGTCTTCACAGACGCTTCTGGTGGATGCTCTTTATAACCTGAGTCCTCTTCTAGACTGCGTTATATCTGAAGGGCTGGTTTCTAGAGAAAACCGGTATGAAATTGAAGCTGAGCGAACGCCACCTAACAAAGTCCGAAAACTTCTAGAGATTGTCGACGCTCAGATGGATGAAAGTGGTGCGTTGGGTTTCATGGAGTGTTTGAGAAAATGCAAGAATCATTACCCGCGTCTACGAACCTGGCTGACCTCAGAAG attacTCCCAACCAGCAAGCATTAATCAAGGTCCAGCAG AACGTCAACTACAGGCCCAGTTTCATGTTCTGTGCTCACGCATGGGTTGTTCGGTGCTGCCGGTCTCTTGTGAACTCTTCTCCAGAGGCATTCTCACTCAGTTAGAGCTGGAGAAAATCCAAGCAATTCTCATCCCAACCCACCAAGCACAAACCCTGCTGTCCATCTGCCTGAAGAAAGGAGAAAAAGCATGCAAGAGCTTTTACGAAGCGCTACAAAATGAGGATGAGCAGCTAGCTGAGGAACTTAAGG TCATTAGTTTGGTGGAAGAACTTAATAAAGAGCCTGAAGGCAGCATTGTGCCAATAGCAGTGGAGGAAACCAGAGGACACTTGGGGGCAGCTTTACCTCTGTCAG GAGGCCTGCAGCAGGTCATGACTCGGCTGGGCTTGACTGTGGGAGATGAGATTAGGTTTAATGTCTGTGAGGTTGGAGTAGCAATAGGTTTGCCGCGTCGGACGGTCAGAGAGTACTTTCTGGAAGGGGTCGGCATTGAAGACTCAGCCCAGCTGGAGGCCCTGGTGTCCCTGTATATAGAGAAGACAAAAGACGCCGACAGGCTGCTGAGCAGAGTGGCAGAACTTAGCTCTCGGT GGGTCCAGCTCTCAGAGAGAGGGTGTCTGCTGTTGAGACTGCTGCAAAAAGCCGAGACTCTTCTCCGCAGCGGTATCCACAGTCACCGGCACAGCTGGGACCACCTGCACGACCAGGACCACTTACGCAGCTGGGACCACCTGTGTCCTGATGACTGCACAGATCAGCGCACCGTGTGGGCCATCTTCAGCTTTCTAGTGTGGGACTGCATGGCAGAAGTCCTGGAGGAGCCAGAGGCAAAGCCTAGCGGAGGCATACTAGGCATGATCGAGCAGTTGAGCGCCAGTGGCAGAGTAGAGGCTGCTTTGCTCCAGGAAGTGGAGCAGTGCTGGACCGAAGGGGATGCTGAGAGTCTGCTACAGAGCGTGAGAGTCCTTGCTCAGGTGCTGAGAGACCTGCATCCCCTTCAGGAAGGCCTCCAGCTGTCCTCTTCAGTTGAAGGGTTGTTTTCTTGCAGGCCTAGCAGGCTACATCGGGTCACTTCCTTTCAAGGCGTCTCTGCGCGGGTCATCCGTAAAGCTCTGAGCAGCATGGTTCCATCATCTGCTGACCAGGACGCAAGTCTGCTCGCTAGGCAGTACATGGAGGCGTGCGTTCGCATTGCACGTCTTCTAGACGTCGTACAGTCCAAACAAAGCACCACTGACTTTTCTAATGCACCCATTGCTACGGTTATTCAACATGTGCGGTATGTCTTATCTAATTCTGCTTTTAACTCTGAAGCTTTTGACGCGGGAGTTCGACATCGCTTGATGTCCGTATTGGAGTTCAATCCTGTGCAGATAGGCTTGGGCTCTCTCATGCAGCTCCACCAGGAGACCCTATCCGAATTCCAAACGTACTTACAACTCGGCGAGCACCACAACTTCCAGTTCATTCTCGAATCGGTACGGATACTCGGTCTCGCAAAGCTGTTTTCCGTCAGCAGGGTTCACGGGCCTGTCGCCATCGATAATGGAGTGGAAGAGGTCATTCGTTTTATCACGTCAGAACCCACTTCGTTCCTGGTACGACTGCACTGCCTTTGCTATGAAGAAGGAAGGGGGCGCTTCAAGGTGTGCGCGCCACGGTGCGCATGTATGTATCTGCTCAAAGCAGAAGGGCTGCGCGACATGCAGTGGTGTGGTGGCAACATTCTGGCTGAGGTAGGTGGGAAAGTATGGGTCAGAGAAGGAGAAAGTGACGGCTGGGATGAGCTACAGGCGCTGGCTCAGAGACACTCCGCTCAGCTTAAGGATGAAGGATGCTGCTTCAAGGTCAAGACCTTGGGGTTGGAGTGCGAGGTCAAATTTATATACAGGAGTGGAAGGCTGTGGGCTTTGCCACATAGGGACTGTGAGGTTGATTAA